Genomic window (Zingiber officinale cultivar Zhangliang chromosome 2B, Zo_v1.1, whole genome shotgun sequence):
CTTTTTGTCTTTCCTTGCAAAGGACACCCCTTCATTGATTATTGAAGGAGTTATAAAGATTTGCTTTAATAAAGATTGAAGCccttaaagtattttttaaaaaaatactagaaACGTGGTTGAAATAATCAACTAAGTAAAATTATTGAGGGAAAAAGTGAGGATATTGTTCAAGGAATGTTTCTCGAGAAAGAACAATATTTATTAATTGACTATCTCACTCATCTCAATCCAATAATATTGTGGAACATGAGAACCAAAAATTAAGGAGATGATAAAGGCTATGTTGATAAGTTTTGGGTTTATCCTAAAATTGTAGAGGGGAATTGCCCTCTCAGCAAATCACAAACTTTAGCGAGATAGAAATGAAAAAACTTTATAAGACATTAAAAGATTACGAATCTTCCAATGGAGTCAATAAATATGGGGGTGAACCAATAAATGTGGGGGCATTTAGATAGGATATAAATACCCAAAATCGAGGGCTCAAAGAAGTAATTGCATAAAATGCATTGATATGTGCTAATATATATAAtacattatgatatctaaaaagTTATGCGAAGGGCACTAGTGTAAATGATAAGTCTTGAAAATACTTAATAACATTAAAGTAGTAGATCTCTAGTGGTGAAATTTCCATTGAATATGGAAAATTGTGCAAATATGCTAATTAAAAAAGTTCTACTGAAAGATCAACTATACTGCATGTCTAGGGgaatgaatctaaaattcaatatTTGAATCGAGAGTGGTAAATGCAACTATGCTAACTGGAGAACCCAAGATCATGATTTAAAAGGGACAATTAATCTATAAGATTCTAGAGGTATGACTTGTAAAATGATTAAAGGATGAACAAAAACTCTTAATGATTCTTGTACCACAAAGGGCATAATAAGGTATTACAAGATACTCTTAATAAGAGATCACTTATATAAATGTGAAAACTGGGTCACTTTAATGAAACACTTATAAATTACAAGAGTTGTCCATGGACAAAACAGATTTGACAGAGAACCGGTAAAAGCCTATAGGGCTATTGTGTGGGGTATAATTGTGTTGATTTAGACATAGTTCATTGGACACTCATGTAAATCCAATTGTATTTCACTATAGTAGTTTAAAGTCATAAGTTTCCCTGCATAATGCAATAGTATTTTGATGAAATTCTTATCATTCATATGgggattattaaaaaattaattttggtaacCAATAAATTAAATAAGGATAAGACAACTATTTCCTGAATAGACCACCATAAATCAATTTAACAAGTAATGTCTAATAAAAGTTGATCCGATATGAGCCGATAGAAGTTTTAGCTCATACACGAGCTAGCTTAATAGATGATATTACATAAATGTTAACTTGAGTATTCAGGAAGGTTAATACGTGTAGAACCATTGAGGGGTGTagctataaaataaattaattgatcattaattaattaatggattGATTAATTGATAAAGATGAATTGATTGATCAAAAAATCAATAGGTggttataatattaattaattgattaattaatatttataatagattaGTCATAACTATAAtattaatttaactaattaatgtATATTTATTAATTGAATTGATAATGTTTTAAGTGAAAAGACACACATCATGTCTTCTCCCTTTTTAAAGAAACTTTTTACTCTGTGGAAGTAACCCTTTATCCTTATAAAAGAACCTTACTCCTTTGATTCAAGTAACTCGATTCTCAAGTTGTGAAATCTCTTCTCTTAAAAGTTCCTAGACTTCGAAAGTTTGCCAGAGTTCAAAATTGAGGGTACTCCTATTTTGAGATGTAGGCTGTTGTATCCTAGGAGGAGATTGTCGATAAACCATAAGCAGTTGGATAGGATAATATCTTCTTAAGCAAAGAAGGTCTAGTCTTCGTCTCGACCTTAATCTCTTATTTGTAGGGATAAGTTTACTCAAAGGGGTGTGTCGATATCCAAAGGGATATCTTGACGACCAATGAGATTAAGTCGATAACACGATACCAATAAGGATACATCTGTTACCTGAATGAGTGCCTCAATAACGGAAAGGGTATGTAGAGAGTATAAATGGGGCAAGTCATATCGAGCTTTGCCTAATTAACTGGACCTAATTATTGGATCAACACTGCCAATCCATTCCATCCATAAAATTCAAGCAACCAACTCTAAATTTGAGAAGAGTTTGTTtgaaaatgttttatttataatgtTACAGTTGCTTATCAGTAAACGTTAGTTAGTTAATTAGATAATCGGAGCTTCCAAATAGAAGAGTTGGAAGCCTCCCCCCTGTATTTCATGTTTGATGGAGTGTTATATATGGCTAGCCaataaaatttagtaaatttatggATTTTGCAGTTTGTTTATCTGAATTTAGCAAGTAAAATTAATATGGTCTGTGTTTTCACATCTAAATGCAGAAACTGAACGATAAGGGAGGGATTAGAGAGGATGAATTCTACAATTTAATGGAAGAATGGACTAAAAAGGATTTGCGCATTTATATGGCACACAAATTGGTTCTTTCTTTGATGGCAGCACCTTCACTAACTCTGGCTACAAAGCGAGTGCCCAAGATTGGACATGTTTTCGAGAAGACTCCAACTCCTATTCTCTTCTCGGTCTACTCCATTGGCCTTCTACTTTCTCAACGCTGAAGATCCATGAATGTTATGTCATCTAAATAAATATACTTATTGACGTAAGCTACATGTCtatagtaaaaaaaaacaaaaacaaaaataaacatgTGAAAGTCTGAGATAATGTACTTGTGATGCAAGAGTATTGTTGATGCAATGCAAAAACCTGTTGCAACAAATGACAATTAGAAAGGAAATGTAGGCGATAATAATTATAGTTGATGATAAAACAGTTAATTTCACCAAACTCTGACGGTAGACCGCCTTCCTCTCTAATATATTCAGAACATAACTTATGCACACATACCTCTAAGATATTAGTCTCATTTAAGATTTGAACTCTAGTCCTTTTATTGTTCCTCTAAATATTTTACCACTACATCAAAACATGATGATgaataaataatttaagttaactaTTGTCCCATATATCAaacatgtatttgatatgtatatttgaGTGTGAAGAGACTTGCAGGAACACACATGCAGCTTAGAGAGCTCCTTGGTTTGGCATGGAAAGGTGGTGCACTAAGTACCTTTGAGGTCTGAAGAGATTAGAAAAGGATGATATAAGGTGGTGAGAAACACACAGGTGGTGTTGAAGCAGTTTTAGAGCATTGAATTGGCATGGCTAGGATGGTAGCTCAATGGCATGAAGTTTGTAAAAATTAGGAAAGGTTGCATAAGGCAGACCAAGCGACCATAACacttttaagaaaattttaaagaaaaacttataaaaaatatGCATCAAAAATAGACTTTAGGTTTtcaaagtcaaaattaattttaaataacacTCGTCTTTTCTCGCTTTCATTTTCGTTTCGTTCTTATTTATCAGATTAGTATGTAGaggataataaaagaaataaacaatAACTtaaaggtcgattgcaccaataaaaaACCGTAGAAGTTAAAATAAAGAATCCAG
Coding sequences:
- the LOC122049452 gene encoding uncharacterized protein LOC122049452, which encodes MLRRLKERFQGKSHLKEICSEVFAQYASQDLLPLGNLQVAVLRVYNSLNKNMLGPHKEPPSNSDIEEKTKKLNDKGGIREDEFYNLMEEWTKKDLRIYMAHKLVLSLMAAPSLTLATKRVPKIGHVFEKTPTPILFSVYSIGLLLSQR